One Desulfocurvibacter africanus subsp. africanus DSM 2603 genomic region harbors:
- a CDS encoding BON domain-containing protein, giving the protein MIPALTGCLAAVLLLLTGCAMPALFRSEEPPSPQAVDERIVAEISTRYLKNEMITFLDIQPYSYGRHVYLVGEAGSPEELDLVVTLAKSVQDVRSVTTYVLPKPQQPVCSSLDNARIQSRVLTALDADGKDAPHSVNLTVFQCVVVLTGEVDSRETEAKLLSEVQTVDEARKVKSLLRVVR; this is encoded by the coding sequence ATGATTCCGGCTTTAACAGGCTGCCTGGCAGCCGTGCTGCTCCTTCTGACCGGTTGCGCTATGCCGGCCCTGTTCCGATCCGAGGAGCCGCCATCGCCGCAGGCGGTGGACGAGCGCATTGTAGCAGAAATATCCACGCGCTATCTTAAGAATGAAATGATCACGTTCCTGGACATCCAGCCGTATTCCTATGGCAGGCATGTCTACCTCGTGGGCGAAGCCGGCAGCCCCGAAGAGCTGGACCTGGTCGTGACTCTCGCCAAATCCGTGCAGGACGTCCGCTCCGTGACCACTTATGTGCTGCCCAAGCCCCAGCAGCCTGTCTGCTCATCCTTGGACAACGCACGCATCCAAAGCCGAGTGCTGACAGCCTTGGACGCGGACGGGAAGGATGCGCCCCACAGCGTCAACCTGACGGTCTTTCAGTGTGTCGTGGTGTTAACCGGCGAGGTGGACAGCAGGGAGACGGAAGCCAAGCTCTTGTCCGAAGTCCAGACCGTGGATGAGGCTCGAAAGGTCAAATCGCTGCTGCGCGTGGTCAGGTAG
- a CDS encoding biotin carboxylase N-terminal domain-containing protein encodes MVANTHKVLIANRGEIAIRIAQACMKLGHRFVCIYTKEDHQSGHVALAKRHGGPKSLYRVNSYQDANELMAVADDARATAIHPGYGFFAEDFRFARRVSERDNPLLFLGPSWRVIRELGDKINTKRLARRLGVPTVPGSDRPIYDEMEAEEIAENLFAFQAEQGIERPAVLVKASAGGGGMGIEELDRIDHFRNVFRRIRNYSKRQFHDEGVLIEQRVFRFNHLEVQILGDGKGEPVHFGTRNCSVQSTGRQKRIEVAPGFAPGELGYSFDAAKVLTDITRHSLSMAREVGYDSVGTWEWIVTPKGDPFLMEVNTRIQVENGVSGIISKVRGNGPTDLIAEQCRVGLGQSIGYAQSDIEFDGVGIEYRIIAEDPDNRFAPWVGRIDEFTWPEQPWLSVYTQVPTDEPYQIPTEFDPNLALAIIKGDDLAQAKQRGLEFLDLLVLRGQDRSGSPLKSNLDFLRKKTMNLLEF; translated from the coding sequence GTGGTTGCGAACACTCATAAGGTTCTTATCGCCAATCGGGGCGAGATTGCTATCCGAATTGCCCAGGCTTGCATGAAGCTCGGGCACAGGTTTGTCTGCATCTATACAAAGGAAGACCACCAGTCGGGCCATGTGGCCTTGGCCAAACGGCACGGCGGACCCAAGTCCCTGTACCGAGTCAACTCCTACCAGGACGCCAACGAGCTCATGGCCGTGGCCGATGACGCCCGCGCCACGGCGATTCACCCCGGCTACGGTTTCTTCGCCGAGGATTTCCGCTTTGCTCGCAGAGTGAGTGAGCGCGACAATCCGCTCCTGTTCCTGGGGCCGTCCTGGAGGGTCATCCGCGAGTTGGGCGATAAGATCAACACCAAGCGGCTTGCCCGCCGCCTCGGTGTGCCAACGGTTCCCGGCTCGGATCGGCCCATCTATGACGAGATGGAGGCCGAGGAAATCGCCGAGAATCTGTTCGCCTTCCAGGCCGAGCAGGGCATCGAGCGGCCCGCTGTACTCGTCAAGGCTTCGGCGGGTGGCGGCGGTATGGGCATCGAGGAGTTGGACCGCATCGACCACTTCCGCAATGTCTTCCGGCGTATCCGCAACTACTCCAAGCGTCAGTTCCACGACGAGGGCGTGCTCATCGAGCAGCGCGTCTTTCGCTTCAACCACCTTGAGGTGCAGATCCTGGGCGACGGCAAGGGCGAGCCGGTGCATTTCGGCACGCGCAATTGCTCGGTGCAGTCCACGGGGCGCCAGAAGCGCATCGAGGTCGCGCCGGGCTTCGCGCCAGGCGAACTCGGCTACAGCTTCGACGCGGCCAAGGTGCTCACCGACATCACGCGCCACTCCCTAAGCATGGCTCGTGAAGTGGGCTATGACAGTGTGGGAACCTGGGAGTGGATCGTGACCCCCAAGGGCGACCCCTTCCTCATGGAGGTCAATACGCGCATCCAGGTGGAGAACGGTGTCTCGGGCATCATCTCCAAGGTGCGCGGCAACGGGCCCACGGATCTCATTGCCGAGCAGTGTCGGGTCGGGCTCGGCCAGTCGATAGGATATGCCCAGTCGGACATCGAGTTCGACGGTGTAGGCATTGAATACCGCATCATTGCCGAGGACCCGGATAACAGGTTCGCGCCCTGGGTCGGCCGCATCGACGAATTCACCTGGCCCGAGCAGCCTTGGCTGAGCGTGTATACCCAGGTGCCCACGGACGAGCCCTATCAGATTCCCACGGAGTTCGACCCGAACCTCGCCCTGGCCATTATCAAGGGCGACGATCTGGCACAGGCCAAGCAGCGTGGCCTCGAGTTCCTGGACCTCCTGGTGCTCAGGGGACAGGACCGCTCCGGCAGCCCGCTCAAGTCCAATCTCGATTTCCTGCGCAAGAAGACCATGAACTTGCTCGAGTTCTAG
- a CDS encoding PilZ domain-containing protein: MDFKLEIPDGDNQRGAFRTRIPGLKAKLQETGVSFDVKDLSATGIALLATVESRLKEGTTVTADLMIAGKPVLIGLKSKIVRRINQDILACQFVELDRRQEARLDKLVLEFQKRMIAQRKAKQQSKSEDKLG, from the coding sequence ATGGACTTCAAGTTAGAGATACCTGACGGCGATAATCAGCGCGGAGCCTTCAGGACTAGAATTCCCGGGCTCAAGGCCAAGCTGCAGGAGACAGGCGTCAGTTTTGATGTCAAGGACCTGAGTGCGACGGGCATTGCCTTGCTGGCTACCGTCGAATCCAGGCTCAAGGAAGGCACCACTGTCACCGCGGATCTGATGATCGCCGGCAAGCCCGTGCTGATCGGTCTCAAGTCCAAGATCGTGCGCCGTATCAACCAAGATATTCTGGCTTGCCAATTCGTGGAGTTGGATAGACGCCAGGAAGCTAGGCTGGACAAGCTGGTGCTGGAATTTCAGAAGCGTATGATCGCTCAACGCAAGGCCAAGCAGCAGTCCAAGTCCGAAGATAAGCTGGGTTAG
- a CDS encoding cold-shock protein — protein MNPLSMPDHPSQTNIAGKAPKRRGVVVWFHERRGYGFIRDETGEDVFVSWPDILRPGFKTLAQGEQVTFTLKPGEGGRKAAEVVPLQPSAEPPPHTVNS, from the coding sequence ATGAACCCACTTTCCATGCCCGACCATCCAAGCCAGACCAATATCGCAGGGAAGGCGCCCAAGCGCCGAGGCGTGGTGGTCTGGTTCCACGAGCGCAGGGGCTACGGCTTCATCCGCGATGAGACCGGAGAGGACGTGTTCGTGAGCTGGCCCGACATTCTGCGGCCGGGGTTCAAGACTCTTGCTCAGGGCGAACAGGTCACCTTCACCCTCAAGCCCGGCGAGGGCGGCCGCAAGGCCGCGGAAGTCGTGCCGCTGCAGCCGTCAGCCGAGCCGCCCCCGCATACCGTCAACTCCTGA
- a CDS encoding OmpA/MotB family protein, producing the protein MTDEELQNRPLDSDDEESQDNSSDWLTTFADLSLLLLCFFILLFSMSNLDLTKFTDSFQAVQLALQGNKKDLSSSRIVRDEQAVLIDQVKLQRQIMENQRKLFTEVQFYQNTKGLKGVVGAHFDKGIITLRVPSDVMFAPGQVELTTQGVAVLRDLKDLLIKHADQRINIRGFTDDVRPSGNSRFKDNWEISAMRSVNVLRVLMSLGMEPTRLTATGLADLEPLFPNNSTENRARNRRIEITLEKRVGG; encoded by the coding sequence ATGACCGATGAGGAACTGCAAAACCGACCTCTGGACTCGGATGACGAAGAGTCCCAGGATAACTCGTCGGATTGGCTGACAACATTCGCCGACCTGTCGCTTCTGCTTCTGTGTTTCTTCATTCTGCTCTTTTCCATGTCCAATCTGGACCTTACCAAGTTTACGGACTCGTTCCAGGCCGTGCAACTCGCCTTGCAAGGCAATAAAAAGGATCTATCCTCGTCGCGCATTGTGCGCGACGAGCAGGCAGTGCTTATCGATCAGGTCAAGCTCCAGCGCCAGATCATGGAGAACCAGCGCAAGCTGTTCACGGAAGTGCAGTTCTATCAGAATACCAAGGGCCTCAAAGGCGTGGTAGGCGCGCATTTCGACAAAGGCATCATCACCCTGCGCGTGCCTTCGGACGTCATGTTCGCCCCAGGCCAGGTGGAACTCACGACCCAGGGCGTGGCCGTGCTGCGGGATCTCAAGGATCTGCTCATCAAACACGCGGACCAGCGTATCAACATACGCGGTTTTACCGATGACGTGCGGCCCTCGGGCAATTCCCGCTTCAAGGATAATTGGGAAATATCGGCCATGCGCTCGGTAAATGTCTTGCGTGTGCTCATGTCCTTGGGCATGGAGCCCACCAGGCTTACGGCCACGGGCTTGGCCGACCTGGAGCCTCTGTTCCCGAACAACAGTACGGAGAATCGAGCGCGCAACCGGCGGATTGAGATTACGCTGGAGAAACGCGTCGGCGGATGA
- a CDS encoding FlgO family outer membrane protein, giving the protein MRLFSVLLCFPLFMALALAACSQKQAKIIGETFTRGECSARTCLVDANYRAANVMVDALEEVLVEGDGIIISDFIYLGDPSKESTLGKLIPEQISSKLAQHGFNPVSKRLANPDEAQTEVPGKARLVGSYTTAYDVLYVNARVIRLKDSAVIAGYDYELPASSNLRALIPGVWGDAGLDPTVKTAFSTAARR; this is encoded by the coding sequence ATGCGTCTTTTCAGCGTATTGCTTTGTTTCCCTCTATTCATGGCCCTGGCTCTCGCCGCCTGCTCGCAAAAGCAGGCCAAGATCATCGGCGAGACCTTCACCCGAGGCGAATGTTCGGCCCGCACCTGCCTGGTGGACGCCAACTATCGCGCCGCCAACGTCATGGTCGACGCCCTGGAGGAAGTACTGGTGGAAGGGGACGGCATCATCATCTCCGACTTCATCTATTTGGGCGATCCCAGTAAGGAGTCGACCCTGGGCAAACTCATCCCGGAACAGATATCCTCCAAGCTGGCCCAGCATGGCTTCAACCCCGTCTCCAAGCGCCTAGCCAACCCGGACGAGGCCCAGACGGAGGTTCCCGGCAAAGCCCGACTCGTGGGCTCCTACACCACGGCCTATGACGTGCTCTACGTCAACGCGCGCGTTATCCGCCTGAAGGACTCGGCCGTCATTGCCGGTTACGATTACGAACTGCCCGCCAGTTCCAATCTGCGCGCCCTTATACCGGGCGTATGGGGAGATGCCGGCCTGGATCCCACGGTCAAGACAGCCTTCTCCACAGCGGCCAGACGTTAG
- a CDS encoding cysteine synthase encodes MPIHTNVLSLVGNTPLVEIGRLNPYPDVRILAKIESKSIGGSIKDRVALAMIEAAERSGELTPDKIVIEATSGNTGIGLAMVCAVKGYRIKLLMSESASEERKRILRAYGAEIVLTPGHMGTDGAIEEAYRLAREEPGKYVLMDQYNNEACVRAHHEGTAREIWEQTAGQVTHMVATLGTTGTAMGLASGLKAFNPAIFVAAVEPFAGHKIQGLKNMQESYPPGIYDKKALDAVLNVEDDAAFDMARRMAREEGLLVGMSAGAAMAGALRLAKDLTGSGRRATIVFICPDSGERYLSTPLFAAPTQQGLRVRDLASGQARVLEPGKAGLGLFTPGPSLDQAGDLEVWRRVVLLDVLCRHLRANGVQAKACVGLADLDDRALAAARAAGMPRREFARRTREEIQGLAAMLGVSEDVHFALAGESTERALTLCRRLLARGLAYEKLRSVYYDVLRDKAYGQTGSMDLERLSLGKTVDLRDYVKDNPRDFTLLKRVTLQDLKAGDALETEWGKVRPSWFLQQAAAALDGLPVLSVALGAETHRFPHLENFRAIWTLGAGVVPTAWLVAQPVIGVLDSAGADAPGVQQPVFGLREAVGAVSSGAALRMWLLSTSYHKPLSLQSLPMWSRNWRKTQELYVTLSSAERKKGEPGQAVAQAAYDLRQGLFAAVEDDLSLHRFWPELFKFVRTINAKLAVGQLSGADTELCLRRLTACDQVLGILDHSQAPVSPSMLTAELAELVRLREEARGRKDFPQADDLRSRLWEKGYRLEDTPSGPRLYVRS; translated from the coding sequence ATGCCCATACACACGAATGTCCTCTCGCTCGTCGGCAATACTCCCCTGGTGGAGATCGGCCGACTCAATCCGTATCCCGATGTCAGGATTTTGGCCAAGATCGAGTCCAAGTCCATCGGCGGATCCATCAAGGACCGCGTGGCCCTGGCCATGATCGAGGCGGCCGAGCGCTCCGGCGAGCTGACCCCGGACAAGATCGTCATCGAGGCCACCAGCGGCAACACGGGTATCGGTCTGGCCATGGTCTGCGCTGTGAAGGGCTACCGCATCAAGCTGCTCATGAGCGAGAGCGCATCCGAGGAACGCAAGCGCATCCTGCGCGCCTACGGGGCCGAGATAGTGCTTACGCCCGGCCACATGGGCACGGACGGAGCCATCGAGGAGGCCTACCGTCTGGCCCGCGAGGAGCCGGGCAAGTACGTGCTCATGGATCAATACAACAACGAAGCCTGCGTCCGCGCCCACCACGAGGGCACGGCCCGGGAAATCTGGGAGCAGACCGCAGGCCAGGTCACGCACATGGTGGCCACCCTGGGCACCACGGGCACGGCCATGGGCCTGGCCAGCGGGCTCAAGGCCTTCAATCCGGCCATCTTCGTCGCGGCCGTGGAGCCCTTTGCAGGGCACAAGATCCAGGGCCTCAAGAACATGCAGGAGTCCTATCCTCCGGGCATCTACGACAAGAAGGCCCTGGACGCGGTGCTCAATGTAGAAGATGACGCCGCCTTCGACATGGCCCGACGCATGGCCCGAGAGGAGGGCCTGCTGGTGGGCATGAGCGCGGGGGCGGCCATGGCGGGCGCGTTGCGTCTGGCCAAGGACCTGACCGGAAGCGGCCGGCGGGCCACCATCGTATTCATCTGCCCGGACAGCGGCGAGCGTTACCTGAGTACGCCGCTCTTCGCCGCGCCGACCCAGCAGGGCTTGCGCGTGCGCGATCTAGCCAGCGGGCAGGCGCGCGTGCTGGAACCCGGCAAGGCCGGCCTTGGCTTGTTCACGCCCGGTCCGAGCCTGGACCAGGCGGGCGATCTTGAGGTCTGGCGGCGCGTGGTGCTCCTGGACGTGCTCTGCCGGCATCTGCGCGCGAACGGGGTGCAGGCCAAGGCCTGCGTTGGCTTGGCCGACCTGGATGATCGCGCCTTGGCGGCGGCCCGGGCTGCCGGGATGCCCAGGCGCGAGTTCGCCCGTCGCACGCGTGAGGAGATTCAAGGTTTGGCGGCCATGCTCGGCGTGAGCGAGGATGTCCATTTCGCCCTGGCCGGCGAGAGCACCGAGCGCGCTCTGACCCTGTGCCGCAGGCTGCTGGCCCGCGGCTTGGCCTACGAGAAGCTGCGCAGCGTCTACTACGATGTCTTGCGGGATAAGGCCTATGGCCAGACCGGCTCCATGGATCTGGAGCGCTTGAGCCTGGGCAAGACCGTGGATCTGCGGGACTATGTCAAGGACAACCCGCGCGACTTCACGCTGCTTAAACGGGTCACCCTGCAGGATCTCAAGGCCGGCGATGCCCTGGAAACCGAATGGGGCAAGGTGCGTCCCAGTTGGTTCCTGCAGCAGGCGGCCGCGGCCCTGGATGGCCTGCCGGTCTTGAGCGTGGCCTTGGGCGCGGAGACGCACCGCTTCCCGCACCTGGAGAATTTCCGGGCCATCTGGACCCTGGGCGCGGGCGTCGTTCCCACGGCCTGGCTCGTGGCCCAGCCCGTGATCGGCGTTCTCGATTCCGCCGGGGCCGATGCGCCGGGCGTTCAGCAGCCAGTCTTCGGCCTGCGTGAAGCCGTGGGAGCTGTCTCCTCGGGAGCGGCCCTGCGCATGTGGCTCTTATCCACATCCTATCACAAGCCGCTTTCGCTGCAGAGCCTGCCCATGTGGTCAAGGAACTGGCGCAAGACGCAGGAATTGTACGTCACCTTGAGCAGCGCGGAGCGGAAAAAAGGCGAGCCGGGCCAGGCCGTGGCCCAAGCGGCCTACGACCTGCGCCAGGGGTTGTTCGCGGCGGTGGAAGACGATCTGTCCCTGCACCGATTCTGGCCCGAACTGTTCAAGTTCGTGCGCACGATCAACGCAAAGCTTGCGGTCGGACAACTCAGCGGGGCCGACACTGAGTTGTGCCTGCGCAGGCTGACGGCTTGCGATCAGGTGTTGGGCATTCTGGACCACTCGCAGGCGCCCGTGAGCCCGAGCATGCTCACCGCGGAGCTTGCCGAGCTTGTGCGCCTGCGCGAGGAGGCCCGTGGGCGCAAGGATTTCCCCCAGGCGGACGACTTGCGCAGCAGGTTGTGGGAGAAGGGCTACAGGCTTGAGGATACGCCCTCGGGACCCAGGCTATACGTCAGGAGTTGA
- a CDS encoding motility protein A, whose product MDIATLGGLIIGLTMVGGAIYMGGDSFLFINLPSILIVIGGTLAAICVAFPFEEVRQAIAAGFKAFASRKVRPQEVVDIMIRVADISRREGLVALENIQTENKVLKKACQLIADNADPDIIRDTLRIEISSMKRRHRIGQEVFRKLAGFAPAFGMIGTLIGLVQMLARLDDPKAIGPAMAVAIITTFYGSVLANLIFLPIAGKLNARTLQETLHMEIIFEGAKSILENNNPRLVYEKLSSFIAPQERRYDR is encoded by the coding sequence ATGGATATCGCAACACTGGGCGGATTGATCATCGGCCTGACAATGGTCGGTGGCGCGATTTACATGGGAGGGGATTCATTTCTCTTCATCAACCTTCCCAGCATTCTCATCGTCATCGGCGGCACGCTGGCGGCCATCTGCGTAGCCTTCCCCTTTGAGGAAGTGCGCCAGGCCATAGCCGCGGGTTTCAAGGCTTTTGCCTCACGCAAGGTCCGGCCTCAGGAAGTGGTCGATATCATGATCCGCGTGGCCGACATCAGCCGGCGTGAAGGTCTTGTCGCTCTGGAGAACATCCAGACCGAGAACAAGGTGCTCAAGAAGGCCTGTCAGCTCATTGCCGACAACGCCGACCCGGATATCATCCGTGACACGTTGCGCATCGAAATTTCGTCCATGAAGCGCCGCCACCGGATAGGTCAGGAAGTGTTCCGCAAGTTGGCCGGTTTCGCGCCCGCTTTCGGTATGATCGGAACGCTCATAGGTCTGGTGCAGATGCTCGCCCGCCTGGACGACCCCAAGGCCATCGGCCCGGCCATGGCCGTGGCCATCATCACCACTTTTTATGGCTCGGTTCTGGCCAACCTGATCTTTCTGCCCATTGCCGGCAAACTCAACGCCCGTACGCTGCAGGAAACTCTGCACATGGAGATCATTTTCGAAGGCGCCAAATCCATCCTGGAGAACAACAACCCCAGGCTGGTGTACGAAAAGTTGTCCTCCTTCATAGCCCCGCAGGAGCGTCGGTATGACCGATGA
- a CDS encoding purine-nucleoside phosphorylase translates to MQNQQLVEAATEYLRARISLTPPVRAGVVLGTGLGSWTHSLQNACTIPYAEIPGFPKSTVPGHAGALICGTIEGRSVLALSGRFHLYEGYSPAEVCFGVRVLARLGVDALVLTNAAGAINPQCDAGSLMCITDHINATGVSPLTGPNTEAWGPRFPDMSSVWDPGLRALAMEQALRLGIRLERGVYIQVPGPQLETPAETRAYRRLGADAVGMSTVLEAIAARHMGLRLLGISCLTNKNLPDCMAETSLEEILAMAALSGEAMSRLISAVIVAL, encoded by the coding sequence ATGCAAAATCAACAATTAGTGGAAGCCGCCACGGAATATCTCCGCGCCAGAATATCCCTGACGCCCCCTGTCCGCGCGGGCGTTGTCTTGGGTACGGGCCTGGGTAGCTGGACGCACTCTTTGCAAAATGCATGCACAATACCTTATGCAGAGATACCCGGCTTCCCCAAATCAACGGTGCCCGGCCATGCCGGAGCCCTGATCTGCGGGACCATCGAAGGTCGAAGCGTGCTCGCCCTCTCCGGCCGCTTTCACCTGTACGAAGGTTACTCCCCGGCCGAAGTCTGCTTCGGCGTGCGCGTCCTGGCCCGCCTGGGAGTGGATGCACTCGTGCTGACCAACGCCGCCGGGGCGATCAACCCTCAATGTGACGCAGGCTCGCTCATGTGCATCACGGACCATATCAACGCCACGGGCGTCAGCCCGCTCACGGGCCCCAACACGGAAGCGTGGGGACCACGCTTCCCGGACATGAGCTCCGTGTGGGATCCCGGCTTGCGCGCACTGGCCATGGAGCAGGCTTTGCGGCTCGGTATCCGCCTGGAGCGCGGCGTCTACATCCAGGTTCCCGGGCCGCAGCTCGAGACGCCGGCAGAAACTCGGGCCTACCGCAGACTGGGAGCCGACGCCGTGGGCATGTCCACGGTCCTGGAAGCCATCGCCGCCCGGCACATGGGACTGCGCCTGCTGGGAATTTCCTGCCTGACCAATAAAAATCTTCCGGACTGCATGGCCGAGACGAGCCTGGAGGAGATCCTGGCCATGGCGGCTCTCAGCGGCGAGGCCATGAGCCGATTGATCTCGGCTGTCATTGTCGCCCTTTAA
- a CDS encoding carboxyl transferase domain-containing protein: MDIEKRTQQLKDRLAYIRDIFGPKQNENMAMLESKLGEFLAKEKDLTIPEQVRQVQQLEDIFSFLENKLDAELAPMDKVRIVRHSQRICLKDILENVYDNYTEIGGQDEYSIDPSMLIARAYISRRVGNKLVNQPVMVIGQEKGHGQEFRNGGSVKPWGNAKALHYMKVAETENIPIHTFVFTPGSYPIEDYPGAAQQIARNLYELAALRVPIVAVISEGGSGGAEAIGLADTRLMLSHGYYSVISPEGAAAIEGRLRQGQRAEPELIDRCARQLKMMAEDNLAAGYIDRIVQEPPLGARPEHYDFFKNLRGELIWATNQSVLKAKGLQLLRANELKRVANKRGVEAESIFVRWSLSSKARDNLVWRRYQKFRNMAQHAYVDKRTFSQKTVSAALDMLWATHSFFRYEFLGKRHKKLKRWLEDFQAEAQVLTDKVSAPLSGFMRLNGKNESEAVKQLTELSCPDNGICLNDDQWVYLSPKAREDVSVTCPRADSHGCLDLWAPDLFGDFAGVCSYCGYHFPMEHQWYLYNVFDQGSIYEFNARIEAGNPLNFEGFDEKLEAAKKKIGQRSACMTFETSIQGVRMVCAMLMGAFRGGSVGAAEGEKFIRAVERAKKKHYPLLAYVHGTAGIRIQEGTNGVIQMPRCTMAIRDYIDEGGLYLVLYDTNSYAGPLASFLGCSPYQFSVRSANIGFAGPGVIKETTGVDIPPDYHQAHQALSRGHIQGIWDRREVRKNLYQALLTMGGRNLYYR, encoded by the coding sequence ATGGACATCGAAAAGAGAACACAGCAGCTTAAAGACCGCCTAGCCTACATCAGGGATATCTTCGGGCCCAAGCAGAACGAGAACATGGCCATGCTTGAGTCCAAGCTTGGCGAGTTCCTGGCCAAGGAGAAGGACCTGACCATTCCGGAGCAGGTGCGCCAGGTGCAGCAGCTCGAGGATATTTTCTCCTTCCTGGAGAATAAGCTCGACGCCGAATTGGCTCCCATGGACAAGGTGCGCATCGTGCGTCATTCGCAGCGCATCTGCCTCAAGGATATCCTTGAGAACGTCTATGACAACTACACGGAGATCGGCGGCCAGGACGAGTACTCCATTGATCCGAGCATGCTCATCGCCAGGGCTTACATCAGCCGTCGCGTGGGGAATAAGCTGGTCAACCAGCCGGTCATGGTTATCGGTCAGGAGAAGGGGCACGGCCAGGAGTTCCGCAACGGCGGCTCCGTGAAGCCCTGGGGTAACGCCAAGGCCCTGCACTACATGAAGGTCGCGGAAACCGAGAACATTCCCATCCATACCTTCGTGTTCACTCCCGGCTCCTACCCGATCGAGGATTATCCGGGAGCGGCTCAGCAGATCGCGCGCAACCTCTACGAGTTGGCCGCGCTGCGCGTGCCCATCGTGGCCGTGATTTCCGAAGGCGGCTCCGGCGGCGCCGAAGCCATCGGCCTGGCCGATACGCGGCTCATGCTTTCCCATGGCTATTACTCGGTCATCTCGCCCGAAGGAGCCGCGGCTATCGAAGGCAGACTGCGCCAAGGCCAGCGCGCCGAGCCTGAGCTTATCGATCGTTGCGCCCGTCAGCTCAAGATGATGGCCGAGGATAATCTGGCCGCCGGCTACATCGACCGCATCGTGCAGGAGCCTCCCTTGGGCGCGCGGCCCGAGCACTACGACTTCTTCAAGAACCTGCGCGGCGAGCTTATCTGGGCCACCAACCAGTCTGTGCTCAAGGCCAAGGGTCTGCAGCTCCTGCGCGCCAACGAGCTTAAGCGCGTTGCCAACAAGCGAGGCGTGGAGGCCGAATCCATCTTCGTGCGTTGGAGCTTGTCCTCCAAGGCCAGGGATAACCTGGTCTGGCGGCGTTACCAGAAGTTCCGCAACATGGCTCAGCACGCTTACGTAGACAAGCGTACTTTCTCGCAAAAGACGGTATCCGCTGCCCTGGACATGCTCTGGGCCACGCATTCCTTCTTCCGTTACGAATTTCTAGGCAAGCGGCACAAGAAGCTCAAGCGTTGGCTCGAGGACTTCCAGGCCGAGGCCCAGGTGCTCACGGACAAAGTGTCCGCGCCGCTTTCCGGGTTCATGCGGCTAAATGGCAAGAACGAATCCGAGGCGGTCAAGCAACTCACGGAGCTGTCTTGCCCGGACAATGGCATCTGTCTGAACGACGACCAGTGGGTTTACTTGAGCCCCAAGGCCCGTGAGGACGTTAGCGTGACCTGTCCGCGCGCGGACAGCCATGGCTGTCTGGACCTCTGGGCGCCTGACCTGTTCGGCGACTTCGCCGGCGTATGCAGCTACTGCGGATACCATTTCCCCATGGAGCATCAATGGTATCTGTACAATGTCTTCGATCAGGGCTCCATCTACGAGTTCAACGCACGCATCGAGGCAGGCAATCCCCTGAACTTCGAGGGCTTTGACGAGAAGCTCGAAGCGGCCAAAAAGAAGATCGGCCAACGTAGCGCGTGTATGACCTTCGAGACCAGCATCCAAGGCGTGCGCATGGTCTGCGCCATGCTCATGGGAGCCTTCCGCGGCGGCAGCGTCGGGGCGGCCGAGGGCGAGAAGTTCATCCGCGCCGTGGAGCGGGCCAAGAAGAAGCATTACCCGCTGCTGGCCTACGTGCACGGCACTGCGGGCATCCGCATCCAGGAAGGCACCAATGGTGTCATCCAGATGCCCCGCTGCACCATGGCCATACGCGACTACATCGACGAGGGCGGCCTGTACCTGGTGCTGTACGATACCAATTCCTACGCAGGTCCGCTGGCCAGCTTCCTTGGCTGCTCGCCCTACCAGTTCTCGGTGCGCTCGGCGAACATCGGCTTCGCCGGCCCAGGCGTCATCAAGGAAACCACGGGCGTGGACATCCCCCCGGACTACCACCAGGCACATCAAGCCCTGTCTCGCGGGCACATCCAAGGCATTTGGGACCGCCGCGAGGTGCGCAAGAACCTCTATCAGGCCCTCTTGACCATGGGCGGCCGCAATCTCTACTACAGGTAA
- the infA gene encoding translation initiation factor IF-1, with the protein MPKEDAIEVDGVVQEALPNAMFRVELSNGHDVLAHISGKMRKFYIRILPGDSVKVELSPYDLTRGRITYRMK; encoded by the coding sequence ATGCCCAAGGAAGACGCCATTGAAGTGGACGGTGTTGTGCAGGAGGCCCTGCCCAACGCCATGTTCCGTGTGGAGCTGAGCAACGGACATGATGTGCTGGCCCACATATCCGGCAAGATGCGCAAGTTCTATATCCGCATCCTGCCCGGTGACAGTGTGAAAGTTGAGCTTTCTCCCTACGACCTGACCCGAGGTCGCATCACCTACCGGATGAAATGA